Proteins encoded together in one Aliidongia dinghuensis window:
- a CDS encoding UDP-glucuronic acid decarboxylase family protein: protein MSLTRKRVLVTGGAGFLGSHLCERLIEQGHDVLCVDNYFTGRKDNIAHLLDNPNFEAMRHDVTWPLYVEVDEIYNLACPASPVHYQFDPVQTTKTSVLGAINMLGLAKRVKAKIFQASTSEVYGDPTVHPQTEDYRGNVNPIGPRACYDEGKRCAETLFFDYHRQHGTRIKVVRIFNTYGPRMHPNDGRVVSNFIVQALRGEDITVYGDGSQTRAFCYVDDLIEGWLRLMATPDAVTGPINIGNPHEIPVRELAERIINMTGSKSKIVTRPLPADDPLQRCPDITEAKRLLDWQPTVPLEVGLARTIAYFDGLLTRSGERGAD from the coding sequence ATGAGTCTGACCCGCAAGCGCGTTCTGGTCACGGGGGGAGCCGGGTTCCTCGGCTCCCACCTGTGCGAGCGGTTGATCGAGCAGGGGCACGATGTGCTCTGCGTCGACAATTACTTCACCGGCCGCAAGGACAACATCGCCCATCTGCTCGATAATCCGAACTTCGAGGCGATGCGCCACGACGTCACCTGGCCGCTCTATGTCGAGGTCGACGAGATCTACAATCTCGCCTGCCCTGCCTCGCCGGTGCACTATCAGTTCGACCCGGTGCAGACGACCAAGACCAGCGTCTTGGGCGCCATCAACATGCTGGGCCTGGCCAAGCGCGTGAAGGCCAAGATCTTCCAGGCGTCGACCAGCGAGGTCTACGGCGACCCGACGGTCCATCCGCAGACCGAGGACTATCGCGGCAACGTCAACCCGATCGGCCCGCGCGCCTGCTACGACGAGGGCAAGCGCTGCGCCGAAACCCTGTTCTTCGACTATCACCGCCAGCACGGCACGCGCATCAAGGTCGTGCGCATCTTCAACACCTACGGGCCGCGCATGCACCCGAACGACGGGCGCGTGGTGTCGAACTTCATCGTCCAGGCCTTGAGGGGCGAGGACATCACCGTTTATGGCGATGGTAGCCAGACCCGCGCCTTCTGCTATGTCGACGACCTGATCGAAGGCTGGCTCCGGCTGATGGCGACACCGGACGCGGTGACGGGCCCGATCAACATCGGCAACCCGCACGAGATTCCCGTGCGCGAGCTGGCCGAGCGGATCATCAACATGACCGGCTCCAAGTCCAAGATCGTCACGCGTCCGCTACCGGCCGACGACCCGCTACAGCGCTGCCCCGACATCACGGAGGCGAAGCGCCTGCTCGATTGGCAGCCGACCGTGCCGCTCGAGGTCGGCCTCGCCCGCACCATCGCCTATTTCGACGGGCTCTTGACCCGCAGCGGCGAGCGCGGCGCGGACTAG